TATGATTAGAAAAGTATTTGAAAAAATTGGCGGGAAAAATATTTTTGTTATTGTTATCGCTGTTTTATATTTAATAACCGCAATTCTGAATTTTGGCATAGCCAAGAGCGCGTTTTTAAAATCAATTTTTTTAATTCAAAAAATAGCGCCCATTTTTATTTTAGTATTCGCGTTAATATTTTTAACAAATATTTTTTTAGATCCTAAAAAAATAAATAAATCCATTGGTATAGACGCTGGATTTAAAGGATGGCTCACAGCTATTATCGGCGGGATTTTGTCATTAGGACCGATTTATATGTGGTATCCGCTTTTAAGTGATTTAAAAGAGAAGGGCGCCAAAGATGCTTTTATTGTTTGTTTTCTTTATAATAGGGCTGTTAAGATTCCTTTAATGCCAATGATGATTTATTATTTTGGAATTCCTTTTACAATAATGATCAGCATTTATATGATTTTGTTTTCTGTTATTAACGGATTTGTTGTGGAAAAATTAGTTAAACTAACTAAATAATTTTATAATTTTATGAAAATCGCAATCGCGACAAACGAAAAAAACGAAAACGCTGAAATAAGCGAACGCGGAGCAAGGGCTCCTTATTATTTGATTTTTAATGAAAAATCAGAATTAGCGGAAACTCTTTCAAATCCTTTTGCTGTTGGCGGAGGAGGAGCTGGATTTTCTGTGGCAAAAATGTTGTCTGACAAAGGAGCTGATATTTTTGTGGCTGTTCATATAGGAGGAAATATGATTAGCGCATTAGAAGAAAGAGGCGTCAAATATTATGAAAAATCAGGAAAAGCAAAAGAAGCGGCGATAGAAATCGCCAAAGCTTAGGAAAATAGGAAATAAATCCAACAAATTTTTTATTTGCGTTGTTTTATTTTTTGGTATAAGCTGGAAAATAAGTTAATTAATTAAATATTTTTTATGAGTCAAATTTTTACAAATGACAATTTCGAAGAAGAGGTTA
The genomic region above belongs to Patescibacteria group bacterium and contains:
- a CDS encoding NifB/NifX family molybdenum-iron cluster-binding protein — protein: MKIAIATNEKNENAEISERGARAPYYLIFNEKSELAETLSNPFAVGGGGAGFSVAKMLSDKGADIFVAVHIGGNMISALEERGVKYYEKSGKAKEAAIEIAKA